Proteins from a single region of Juglans microcarpa x Juglans regia isolate MS1-56 chromosome 5S, Jm3101_v1.0, whole genome shotgun sequence:
- the LOC121267553 gene encoding probable purine permease 4 has translation MENSTQVHDQDHKSKTSKRYLPLLVVNYLLLFVGSVSSSLLSKFYFNHKGSSRWLSTWVQSAGFPLLLFTIYLPYLLKCTERRPFTCFTPKILILSIFIGLMLGLNNLLFSWGNSYLPVSTSSLILSSQLVFNLIFSFIIVKQKITFSNLNSVILLTLSSVLLALDSRHDRSNGLTRAKYFIGFFCTIGAGLLFALYLPVMEMIYKKVYCYQMVMEMQLVMEVAATALASTGMALDGGFSEMKTESQRVFDKGPTAYWVTVFFNVLTWQLCFLGTAGMVFLTSSLTGGICMTALLAMNVLGGVLVYGDEFGGVKAVSTVLCCWGFCSYVYGLYAKTKEEKREEEKTNQRTEMVHRVNDSV, from the coding sequence ATGGAGAACTCGACCCAAGTGCACGATCAAGACCACAAATCAAAGACAAGCAAGCGATATTTGCCCCTTTTGGTGGTGAATTACCTCCTCCTTTTTGTGGGTTCGGTTTCTTCTTCCCTGCTCTCCAAGTTCTATTTCAATCACAAGGGCTCAAGCAGATGGCTCTCCACATGGGTTCAATCCGCTGGGTTTCCTCTCCTTCTCTTTACCATTTATCTCCCTTATCTCCTCAAATGCACTGAGAGACGACCCTTCACTTGCTTCACTCCAAAGATCTTGATCTTGTCAATCTTCATAGGTCTCATGTTAGGCCTAAACAATCTCCTCTTCTCCTGGGGAAATTCTTATCTACCCGTCTCTACCTCATCTCTCATATTATCCTCCCAGTTGGTTTTCAATCTCATATTCTCCTTTATCATTGTCAAGCAAAAGATCACATTCTCGAATCTCAACTCTGTGATTCTCTTAACCCTCAGCTCTGTGCTCTTAGCCTTGGATTCCAGACACGACAGATCAAACGGTTTAACCCGtgccaaatatttcataggctTCTTTTGCACAATAGGTGCCGGTTTGCTGTTTGCTCTCTATCTTCCCGTCATGGAGATGATCTACAAGAAAGTTTACTGCTACCAGATGGTGATGGAAATGCAGCTCGTGATGGAGGTCGCCGCCACGGCATTGGCGAGCACTGGGATGGCGTTGGACGGCGGATTCTCCGAAATGAAGACAGAAAGCCAAAGGGTATTCGACAAAGGGCCAACCGCGTACTGGGTGACGGTGTTTTTCAACGTATTGACATGGCAGCTGTGCTTTCTGGGCACAGCAGGGATGGTGTTCTTGACATCTTCATTAACCGGAGGAATCTGCATGACAGCCTTGCTGGCCATGAACGTGCTGGGAGGAGTTTTGGTGTATGGAGATGAGTTTGGAGGCGTAAAGGCGGTGTCGACAGTGCTGTGTTGTTGGGGGTTTTGTTCATATGTGTATGGTTTGTACGCAAAGACGAAGGAGgagaaaagagaggaggagaaaaCCAATCAAAGGACGGAGATGGTTCATAGGGTAAATGATAGCGTTTGA